The Neobacillus sp. PS3-34 genome has a window encoding:
- a CDS encoding M20/M25/M40 family metallo-hydrolase yields MSKLIERLRDFRVGNNEKILTELIEFIKIPNNVFKPKQIQENAAVLKKMMERRGIATELWTTPQGRPLVYGELTSSRANKTVLIYGHYDGVPAEEPEWHSSPYDPVLRKDITAVDRAFTLEEALPIMDDSWRLFGRSSADSKNAIISILTALDFLASQGKEPSINLKFLFDGEEEVESPGLAECIKRNREKLACNLVISASGETHQSGLPTVELGVRGMLMFDIKVHTMASDLHSGHFGNFAPNAILQLAQLLNMLKGKDGFVSIPGFYEDVISLSELELEAIEKIPAIEDEISRKYGIKASEIQGNSLQHLINLPTFNIRGIEGGFTGASARNIIPASANAEVDIRLVKGMQPEQIFIKIKKYIQEMNWMVTEKEPSKEELLNYGGLCNST; encoded by the coding sequence ATGTCTAAACTGATAGAGAGATTGCGAGATTTTAGAGTGGGAAATAATGAGAAAATATTAACTGAATTAATCGAGTTCATTAAGATTCCCAACAATGTGTTTAAACCTAAGCAAATTCAGGAGAATGCGGCAGTATTAAAAAAGATGATGGAAAGGAGGGGAATTGCAACAGAGTTATGGACTACACCACAGGGACGCCCGCTTGTCTATGGGGAACTAACTTCAAGCAGAGCCAATAAGACGGTATTAATTTACGGGCACTATGACGGAGTCCCGGCAGAGGAACCTGAGTGGCATTCCTCTCCTTACGACCCTGTATTAAGAAAGGACATCACAGCCGTTGATAGAGCATTTACGCTCGAAGAAGCATTGCCAATCATGGATGATTCGTGGAGACTTTTTGGACGTTCGTCCGCGGATTCCAAGAACGCGATCATATCTATTTTAACCGCTTTGGATTTTCTAGCTTCTCAGGGTAAGGAGCCATCTATTAATCTTAAATTTTTATTCGACGGTGAAGAAGAGGTTGAATCACCGGGCTTAGCAGAGTGTATCAAAAGGAATAGAGAAAAGCTTGCCTGTAATCTGGTCATCTCCGCATCGGGTGAAACGCATCAAAGCGGCTTGCCAACGGTAGAATTGGGGGTTCGCGGAATGCTCATGTTTGATATAAAGGTCCATACTATGGCATCTGACCTTCACAGCGGACATTTTGGGAATTTCGCTCCTAATGCCATTCTCCAGTTGGCACAGCTCCTTAATATGCTAAAAGGGAAGGATGGATTTGTCTCCATACCAGGATTTTATGAGGATGTCATTTCCTTATCCGAATTGGAGCTTGAGGCAATTGAAAAAATACCGGCAATAGAAGACGAAATCAGTAGAAAATATGGTATTAAAGCATCTGAAATACAAGGAAATTCACTCCAGCACCTCATTAATCTTCCTACTTTTAATATTCGCGGGATTGAAGGCGGCTTTACGGGGGCATCAGCAAGAAACATTATTCCCGCTTCGGCCAATGCGGAAGTGGATATCCGCCTGGTAAAGGGAATGCAGCCGGAGCAAATATTTATTAAAATAAAAAAATATATTCAGGAAATGAATTGGATGGTTACCGAAAAGGAGCCATCTAAGGAAGAATTGCTTAATTACGGTGGATTGTGCAACTCAACATGA
- a CDS encoding Gfo/Idh/MocA family oxidoreductase has product MGDIKVGIIGAGAVGETMLKAFQEHSETIVAGVTDGNLERLHHVAAKYNITPYKNSKELVSDDQIDLIYVAVPPNFHYPLTLEALNHNKHVLCEKPLANSLEEAKIMMDEAVKRNLIHAVNFPTIYRPAFKKLMQYKEAGFLGKLRRIEVHCQFEEWPRPWQHNSWITSRSQGGFVREVFPHYIQMIQQLFGKLHGIQSILEYPSDQLLCETGALVTAKLEDGTSVLINGLSGIGVKEKIRFELFGTEGFLSLNDWMELLVSRRGKEPIRAELPAENHLQNFICDLVKAIKREASEIVTFNHGCEVQSVLDKILFQAGSHFSSDKE; this is encoded by the coding sequence ATGGGTGATATTAAGGTAGGGATTATTGGAGCAGGTGCAGTGGGAGAAACGATGCTTAAGGCTTTTCAGGAACATTCTGAAACAATAGTAGCGGGAGTCACAGATGGGAATTTAGAAAGGCTCCATCATGTAGCCGCGAAATACAATATAACCCCATATAAAAATTCAAAAGAGTTAGTGTCTGATGATCAAATAGATTTAATCTACGTAGCCGTGCCGCCAAACTTTCATTATCCGTTAACTTTAGAAGCATTAAATCATAATAAGCATGTTTTATGTGAAAAGCCACTTGCAAATTCCTTAGAAGAAGCAAAAATAATGATGGATGAGGCGGTAAAAAGGAATCTTATACATGCGGTAAATTTCCCGACCATATACCGTCCAGCATTTAAAAAATTAATGCAGTATAAGGAAGCAGGATTCCTAGGGAAGCTGCGGCGAATTGAGGTGCATTGCCAATTTGAAGAGTGGCCGCGTCCTTGGCAGCACAATAGCTGGATCACTTCCCGTAGCCAGGGGGGATTTGTCAGGGAAGTATTTCCTCACTACATTCAGATGATACAGCAGCTATTTGGCAAATTGCATGGTATTCAGTCCATTTTAGAATATCCTTCCGATCAACTCCTCTGTGAAACCGGCGCTTTGGTGACTGCAAAGCTTGAAGACGGAACCTCGGTTTTAATAAATGGACTGTCGGGCATTGGGGTGAAGGAGAAAATTCGGTTTGAACTTTTTGGGACAGAAGGATTTTTGTCACTAAATGACTGGATGGAATTATTGGTTTCTAGAAGAGGAAAAGAACCAATAAGGGCAGAATTGCCTGCCGAAAATCATTTACAAAACTTCATTTGTGACTTAGTAAAAGCTATAAAACGTGAGGCATCTGAAATAGTGACTTTCAACCATGGTTGTGAAGTTCAGTCTGTGCTCGACAAAATTCTTTTCCAAGCAGGTTCCCATTTTTCAAGTGATAAGGAGTAG
- a CDS encoding DsrE/DsrF/DrsH-like family protein, producing MESKKKTNIILFSGDYDKAMAAYIIANGAAAYDHEVTIFHTFWGLNALRKDEPIKVKKNFMEMLFGKMMPRGANKMGLSKMNFAGFGPKMIKEIMKKHNAMPLPELIEMAKEQEINLVACQMTVDLLGLKHEEIMDGVEYAGVAAYLGGAEDGNVNLFI from the coding sequence ATGGAATCTAAGAAAAAAACAAACATTATTCTTTTCAGCGGTGATTACGATAAAGCCATGGCAGCTTACATTATTGCTAATGGAGCTGCAGCTTATGATCATGAAGTAACGATTTTCCATACTTTCTGGGGATTGAATGCATTAAGAAAAGATGAGCCCATCAAGGTGAAAAAGAATTTTATGGAAATGCTTTTTGGTAAAATGATGCCTCGTGGTGCTAATAAAATGGGGCTTTCAAAAATGAACTTTGCCGGTTTCGGCCCTAAGATGATTAAAGAAATTATGAAAAAACATAATGCAATGCCATTGCCTGAATTAATTGAAATGGCCAAAGAACAAGAAATTAACCTGGTTGCCTGCCAGATGACAGTCGATTTGTTAGGGCTTAAGCATGAAGAGATCATGGATGGCGTTGAATACGCGGGTGTGGCTGCATATCTTGGTGGCGCTGAAGATGGAAACGTCAATTTATTTATCTAA
- a CDS encoding DHA2 family efflux MFS transporter permease subunit yields MSSPFKAKSTILVFAMAMGLLMAALDNTIVSACISSVIKDLSGFDSMSWVFTSYMLASTSTMLIFGKLSDILGRKLFYLIGIAFFLIGSALCGQAQSMAELIGFRAVQGIGSGALFPISFSIIYAAFPDQKQAAKLTGVFAGIFGISSVLGPQLGTFITSHFSWRWCFYVNVPFGIVSFLLLLFAVKESKASKKPSIDYLGTLLLVFSTVSLMLGLTWGGKDYAWNSWQILGLFALSLVGICMFLMVEMKVKEPILPLAIYKNSVVSGISILSFIQGVVMFSAISYIPIFSVAVLGHKNSNSMLTPLMLSLLVGASLAGGLMFKLSYRTLLGGSSLIGAVAIYFLMTASHSASSLYMITVMIVMGVCSIGPLMSMSQMGIAQNVSEEYVGLSSSLGGFWRNIGAVVGTSITATVVNNQFKAILQKNAAEAHIPADKVDSLANPQLIMNAKDSLPAPWIHTLQDSLGTAINHGYIVAFTFAVLAIFVSLAIKGKASPRTLETKAATSSASLVD; encoded by the coding sequence ATGAGTAGTCCATTTAAAGCAAAAAGTACAATTTTAGTTTTTGCAATGGCCATGGGACTTTTGATGGCCGCACTAGACAATACAATCGTTTCAGCTTGTATTAGCAGTGTTATTAAAGATTTAAGCGGTTTTGATTCCATGAGCTGGGTGTTCACCTCCTATATGCTTGCCTCAACAAGCACTATGCTGATTTTTGGAAAGTTATCGGATATTTTGGGACGAAAGCTCTTTTATCTCATCGGAATTGCATTTTTTCTCATTGGATCGGCGTTGTGCGGTCAGGCCCAAAGCATGGCAGAATTGATTGGATTTAGAGCGGTTCAGGGAATCGGCTCAGGAGCTTTATTCCCGATTAGTTTTTCTATTATCTACGCTGCCTTTCCAGATCAAAAGCAAGCAGCAAAGCTGACAGGTGTGTTCGCTGGCATTTTTGGGATTTCCTCAGTTTTGGGTCCTCAGCTGGGAACATTCATTACATCTCATTTCAGCTGGCGCTGGTGCTTCTATGTCAATGTTCCATTCGGTATAGTATCGTTCCTGCTTCTCTTGTTCGCCGTTAAAGAGTCTAAAGCATCCAAAAAGCCTTCGATCGATTATCTTGGTACTTTGTTACTGGTTTTCTCCACGGTCTCACTAATGCTGGGCTTAACGTGGGGAGGAAAAGATTATGCATGGAATTCCTGGCAAATTCTAGGGCTTTTTGCATTAAGTCTGGTAGGAATATGTATGTTTTTAATGGTTGAAATGAAAGTTAAAGAACCAATCCTTCCGCTTGCCATCTACAAAAACTCTGTCGTCAGCGGAATCAGTATCTTGTCTTTTATTCAAGGTGTCGTCATGTTTTCGGCTATCAGTTATATACCTATTTTCTCCGTTGCCGTTTTGGGGCACAAAAACTCAAACTCTATGTTGACGCCTTTAATGCTTTCACTTTTGGTCGGGGCAAGTCTTGCTGGCGGGCTAATGTTCAAGCTATCATACCGCACTTTGCTTGGCGGATCGTCTTTAATTGGTGCAGTTGCGATTTACTTCCTTATGACAGCCAGCCATTCAGCCAGCTCCTTGTATATGATTACTGTCATGATCGTGATGGGTGTCTGCTCTATCGGGCCTTTGATGAGCATGTCTCAAATGGGTATCGCTCAAAACGTAAGCGAAGAATATGTTGGACTTTCTTCTTCTTTAGGTGGGTTTTGGCGGAATATCGGCGCTGTGGTTGGAACATCGATTACTGCGACTGTAGTAAACAACCAATTTAAAGCCATTCTTCAAAAAAATGCGGCTGAAGCCCATATTCCTGCTGATAAAGTAGATTCTCTTGCGAATCCCCAGCTGATTATGAATGCCAAAGATTCACTTCCTGCTCCTTGGATTCACACACTGCAGGATTCGTTGGGAACAGCCATCAATCACGGTTATATTGTTGCATTCACGTTTGCCGTACTGGCCATTTTCGTTTCACTCGCCATTAAAGGCAAGGCGAGCCCGCGTACTTTAGAAACAAAAGCTGCTACTTCCTCAGCATCTCTAGTCGATTAA
- a CDS encoding tetratricopeptide repeat protein: MVGESMEFGPLIKYYRTQKDMTQKQLAEGICSVPHLSKIENNSKEANEETIQLLLDRLQIDMKEISEKEAHIRILLKALLEKIQYYLQREAEEIFIQLKEMDGIIPFSAYIYTYELYKYRYLLFTGKLDEAGEKKNLLNKQKKNFSQHERYLFDYYNAIWLIMKGDYKRADEAMDKLDLNPNHEFSSGEVLYHRALIKSALDQAGYAVHFGKMALQSYMDQHNFKRILHTLMLLGINYTHSEIYEEAMACFEHLKRNAEFMQETELLPLVYHNIGFLHQKKRNEAEALEFYDKSLSLQTGITFHYLVTLYSIGEIHFANNNFETAKECFCKLSSLSKEFGVKKYFLLAEFHLVYLEAPEKSISFLEDKVIPFLEDSNGNKEDIMRFYKLLSEHYKQLGVYQKAVKYLNKIS, translated from the coding sequence ATGGTTGGTGAGTCTATGGAATTTGGTCCATTGATCAAGTATTACAGAACTCAAAAGGACATGACACAAAAGCAGCTTGCCGAAGGAATTTGCTCCGTGCCCCATTTAAGCAAAATTGAGAATAACAGCAAGGAAGCCAATGAGGAAACAATCCAATTGCTATTGGACCGCCTTCAAATAGACATGAAGGAGATTTCGGAAAAAGAGGCACATATTCGGATACTTCTAAAAGCCCTTTTGGAAAAGATTCAATATTATCTTCAAAGGGAAGCGGAAGAAATATTCATCCAATTAAAAGAGATGGACGGGATCATTCCTTTCTCCGCATATATTTATACATACGAGCTATACAAATACAGATACCTGCTTTTCACCGGAAAATTAGACGAGGCAGGAGAGAAAAAGAACTTATTAAACAAACAGAAGAAAAATTTTTCCCAACATGAAAGGTATTTATTCGATTACTATAATGCGATATGGTTAATTATGAAGGGCGATTACAAAAGAGCGGATGAGGCGATGGATAAGCTTGATCTGAATCCAAACCATGAATTTAGTTCTGGTGAAGTGCTATATCATCGTGCGCTGATAAAAAGTGCCCTGGACCAGGCTGGGTATGCTGTTCATTTTGGAAAAATGGCGCTTCAATCCTATATGGACCAGCATAATTTCAAGAGGATTCTGCACACTCTGATGCTGCTAGGGATCAATTATACCCATTCAGAGATTTATGAAGAAGCGATGGCTTGCTTTGAACATCTGAAAAGAAATGCAGAATTCATGCAGGAAACAGAACTGCTTCCGCTCGTTTACCATAATATTGGCTTTTTGCATCAAAAAAAGCGGAATGAAGCCGAAGCGTTGGAATTCTATGATAAGAGTCTGTCACTCCAAACAGGGATTACATTTCATTATCTAGTTACCTTGTATTCAATTGGAGAAATCCACTTTGCAAATAATAATTTTGAAACAGCCAAGGAGTGTTTTTGCAAGCTTTCCTCCTTGTCAAAAGAGTTCGGAGTGAAGAAATACTTCTTACTTGCTGAATTTCATCTTGTTTATCTTGAAGCTCCTGAAAAATCAATTTCCTTCCTAGAGGATAAAGTAATTCCCTTCCTGGAAGATAGCAACGGGAACAAGGAAGATATTATGCGTTTTTATAAACTGCTTTCAGAGCATTATAAACAGCTTGGAGTGTATCAAAAAGCAGTTAAATATTTAAATAAAATCAGTTAA
- a CDS encoding rhodanese-like domain-containing protein produces the protein MTYTNFIVIAGIALFLLLRMLPAKGVKNISTAELKQVLKEKNKQFVDVRTPAEFKSNHINGFINMPLHQLSNKANQLSKEKEVVVICQSGMRSTKASKQLKKMGFTNVMNVRGGMSAWN, from the coding sequence TTGACGTACACTAACTTTATTGTCATTGCAGGGATTGCACTATTTTTGCTTTTGCGCATGCTCCCGGCAAAAGGGGTAAAGAATATTTCAACAGCAGAGCTTAAACAAGTTTTAAAGGAAAAGAACAAACAATTTGTTGATGTAAGAACGCCTGCCGAATTTAAATCGAACCATATTAATGGATTTATTAACATGCCGCTCCATCAACTTTCAAACAAGGCAAACCAGCTCTCTAAAGAAAAAGAAGTAGTGGTTATCTGCCAAAGCGGAATGCGAAGCACAAAAGCGAGCAAGCAGTTAAAGAAAATGGGCTTCACAAATGTTATGAATGTAAGAGGCGGAATGAGCGCTTGGAATTAA
- a CDS encoding cytosolic protein, which translates to MKSFVVGFHQEDNVDSMQIQKLNEADFEKATEGGTRHLFDLDTNIGFFVFFDAEDADGDVSHLIIQYEEGNDDPSACYSFQMKDYYEFMALYLNDLEFNEEVSEEEDEAYGPVHHLAHLLYHIVEEGQSLEV; encoded by the coding sequence ATGAAATCTTTTGTAGTCGGGTTTCACCAGGAGGATAATGTGGATTCCATGCAAATTCAGAAGTTAAATGAGGCTGATTTTGAAAAAGCCACTGAGGGCGGAACAAGACATCTGTTTGACCTGGACACGAATATCGGCTTTTTTGTTTTTTTTGATGCAGAGGATGCAGACGGGGACGTTTCCCACCTGATAATTCAATACGAGGAAGGCAATGATGATCCGAGTGCCTGTTACTCCTTTCAAATGAAGGATTACTATGAATTCATGGCATTATATTTAAATGATCTTGAGTTCAATGAGGAAGTAAGTGAAGAGGAAGATGAAGCATACGGACCAGTTCACCATCTAGCCCACCTTCTGTATCATATTGTGGAGGAAGGCCAATCTTTAGAAGTATAG
- a CDS encoding rhodanese-like domain-containing protein — protein sequence MNQITAKEVEMLLAEKKPLNIIDVREVSEVQAGKIPGAMNIPLGLIEFRMQELDKNNDYIIVCRSGARSSQATNFLEYQGYKVTNMTGGMLAWEGQIE from the coding sequence ATGAACCAGATTACTGCTAAAGAAGTTGAAATGCTGTTAGCGGAAAAAAAACCTTTAAATATAATTGATGTCCGTGAAGTCAGTGAAGTGCAAGCAGGTAAAATACCTGGAGCAATGAACATTCCTCTGGGTCTGATTGAATTTCGTATGCAGGAATTAGATAAAAATAATGATTACATTATTGTTTGCCGTTCAGGTGCAAGAAGCAGCCAGGCAACAAATTTCCTAGAATATCAAGGATATAAGGTGACGAACATGACTGGCGGTATGCTGGCGTGGGAAGGTCAGATTGAATAA
- the thiD gene encoding bifunctional hydroxymethylpyrimidine kinase/phosphomethylpyrimidine kinase produces MRKVSKALTIAGSDSGGGAGIQADLKTFQELGVFGMSALTAVTAQNTLGVQGVYPLTVEAVKQQIDSIGSDLGTDAVKTGMLFSSEIIQAVAEKIEEYGWNNLVVDPVMIAKGGASLLQTEAVSALKNYLIPLAMVVTPNIPEAEVMTGISIQSMEERKHAAERIIELGARNVVIKGGHDDEKDAVDLLFDGKEFSFFTGKRMQTKNTHGTGCTFAAAITAELAKGKSVKEAVQTAKRFIEAAIRYDLGLGNGHGPTNHWAFRMEGSR; encoded by the coding sequence ATGAGAAAGGTATCAAAAGCTTTAACAATCGCAGGCTCTGACAGCGGCGGTGGAGCGGGAATCCAAGCTGATTTAAAAACGTTTCAGGAGCTTGGAGTTTTCGGTATGTCCGCTCTTACCGCTGTTACTGCCCAAAATACGTTAGGAGTTCAGGGAGTTTATCCGTTAACCGTTGAAGCAGTCAAACAGCAAATTGATTCGATTGGTTCGGATCTTGGAACGGACGCGGTAAAAACCGGAATGCTTTTCAGCAGTGAGATTATTCAAGCTGTTGCTGAAAAAATAGAAGAGTATGGATGGAATAATCTTGTCGTTGATCCGGTTATGATTGCCAAGGGCGGTGCTTCCCTTTTGCAAACTGAAGCAGTCAGCGCCCTTAAGAACTACTTAATTCCTTTGGCAATGGTAGTTACGCCAAACATCCCTGAAGCGGAGGTGATGACAGGCATTTCGATTCAAAGCATGGAAGAACGCAAGCATGCTGCCGAGAGAATTATCGAATTGGGTGCAAGGAATGTCGTCATCAAAGGCGGGCATGACGATGAAAAGGATGCGGTGGATCTGCTATTTGACGGGAAGGAATTTTCTTTTTTTACCGGAAAACGAATGCAAACGAAAAATACCCACGGGACGGGATGTACGTTTGCAGCTGCAATTACGGCAGAATTGGCAAAAGGAAAATCGGTGAAAGAAGCAGTCCAGACAGCAAAGCGTTTCATTGAAGCGGCCATCCGCTATGACCTGGGACTTGGAAATGGGCATGGGCCGACAAATCACTGGGCCTTCCGGATGGAAGGAAGCAGGTGA
- a CDS encoding TetR/AcrR family transcriptional regulator has product MPRSKEENQKIRDERINGIKNATIRVYASKGFLGTQMDEIAKEAGLAKGLLYYYFKSKTDLFQYVFKELMDQAAQSSKALVAEEKSLEEALESFSSFLISAAFERPVYPLVYKMIPEDLSHVFPENALEMQQTFFNQFTRPMVERFASAMDRGEIQKGNPMLQALLFTSGVLTISHLIASNPSIAKGQSQDQVIEETKRKLFYGIFEGSK; this is encoded by the coding sequence ATGCCAAGGTCAAAAGAAGAAAATCAAAAAATTCGTGATGAACGGATTAACGGTATTAAAAATGCGACGATTCGAGTATACGCCTCAAAGGGATTTTTAGGCACACAGATGGACGAAATTGCAAAAGAGGCAGGACTTGCAAAAGGATTGCTATATTACTACTTCAAAAGTAAAACCGACCTGTTTCAATATGTGTTTAAGGAGCTAATGGATCAAGCAGCCCAAAGCTCTAAAGCGCTCGTTGCGGAAGAAAAAAGCCTGGAGGAAGCGCTCGAATCTTTCAGTAGTTTTCTGATATCAGCCGCTTTTGAAAGGCCGGTATATCCATTGGTTTACAAAATGATACCTGAGGATTTGAGCCATGTGTTTCCTGAAAACGCCTTGGAAATGCAGCAAACGTTCTTTAATCAATTTACCCGCCCGATGGTCGAAAGATTTGCTTCCGCAATGGACAGAGGGGAAATTCAGAAAGGAAACCCTATGCTTCAGGCTCTGTTATTCACAAGCGGAGTTTTGACAATATCACACCTTATTGCAAGCAACCCATCCATTGCCAAGGGGCAAAGTCAGGATCAAGTAATTGAGGAGACGAAAAGGAAATTATTTTACGGGATTTTTGAGGGGAGTAAATAA
- a CDS encoding excisionase family DNA-binding protein, with the protein MYLSIKETAEYLSMPEAQIENMIRQKRIRAIFDGEQYLVYKEQFNNHFQQLEKYKQLVEELKSEPIPEDLDIKDED; encoded by the coding sequence ATGTATCTTTCCATAAAAGAAACGGCAGAATATCTATCCATGCCCGAAGCGCAGATTGAAAACATGATTCGCCAAAAGCGAATCCGCGCCATATTCGACGGTGAACAATATTTGGTTTATAAAGAGCAGTTCAACAATCATTTTCAGCAGCTTGAAAAGTATAAACAATTGGTTGAAGAATTAAAAAGTGAACCCATTCCTGAGGATTTGGATATTAAGGACGAAGATTGA
- a CDS encoding redoxin domain-containing protein: MNKKLLSYSIIALSIAIVAVNLWKTYANNEEQKQQIQSEEASTTSKDIPGTKITSLDVGTPAPDFELSTLSGEKIKLSELRGEKVILNFWATWCPPCKAEMPHMENYYVANKDKGVTILSVNLTSMDKGTDVIRSFIHDYKLTFPVVLDDTGMIGTKYQAFTIPTSYIIDTKGIIQQKIVGPMDEDTMKSFMDSIN; the protein is encoded by the coding sequence TTGAATAAAAAATTATTATCCTATTCCATTATCGCTCTTTCAATCGCCATCGTGGCAGTTAACCTATGGAAAACATATGCAAACAATGAAGAACAAAAACAGCAAATCCAATCAGAAGAGGCATCAACTACTAGCAAAGATATTCCTGGTACCAAAATCACTTCCCTTGACGTCGGAACCCCTGCTCCAGATTTTGAGTTATCTACTTTAAGCGGAGAAAAGATAAAGCTGTCAGAGTTAAGAGGGGAAAAGGTCATTTTAAATTTCTGGGCAACTTGGTGTCCGCCTTGTAAAGCTGAAATGCCTCATATGGAGAATTATTATGTAGCGAATAAAGATAAAGGTGTTACCATCCTCTCAGTAAATCTAACCAGTATGGATAAAGGAACGGACGTCATCCGAAGCTTTATTCATGATTATAAGCTCACATTCCCAGTAGTTCTTGACGATACAGGAATGATTGGAACTAAATATCAGGCGTTTACGATACCAACTAGTTATATCATTGATACAAAAGGAATCATTCAACAGAAAATTGTTGGCCCTATGGACGAAGACACCATGAAGAGTTTTATGGATAGCATTAATTAA
- a CDS encoding DUF202 domain-containing protein produces MKEKENGQQTIDSRYIQQHLANERTYLAWVRTSITIIGVGFLITNLHFTTLANKIIIGDFLAKIIGLASIIVGIISLILTTISYFAKGKDINQQTFMFSKQLVIFLSFSLILIFFVFTAYYLFVWGLIGK; encoded by the coding sequence ATGAAAGAGAAAGAAAATGGCCAGCAAACAATTGATTCACGATATATTCAGCAGCATTTGGCGAATGAACGTACCTATTTAGCGTGGGTCCGAACAAGTATCACAATTATTGGGGTAGGATTTTTAATAACAAATCTTCATTTCACAACTCTTGCCAACAAAATAATAATCGGGGATTTTTTAGCCAAAATTATTGGCTTAGCTTCTATTATAGTGGGGATTATTTCCCTCATACTGACCACCATCAGCTATTTCGCAAAAGGGAAGGATATTAATCAGCAGACCTTTATGTTTTCGAAGCAATTGGTCATTTTCCTGTCGTTTTCCCTTATTCTTATCTTCTTTGTGTTCACGGCATACTATTTGTTTGTTTGGGGATTAATCGGCAAATAA
- the thiE gene encoding thiamine phosphate synthase, which translates to MGKVTDDQIRNWLKVYFIMGSNNCLGDPLSVVREALEGGVSLFQFREKGTGALLGEKKIELAKSIQALCRNYDVPFIINDDIQLALDLDADGVHIGQEDESAASVREKIGDKLLGVSVHTLEEANRAIAEGADYFGIGPIFTTSTKEDAKEAAGTALIELLRSEGITVPIVGIGGITAENASVVMEAGADGASVITAISQAESPFEAARQLAAAVNLKKK; encoded by the coding sequence TTGGGAAAAGTGACGGATGATCAAATTCGAAATTGGTTAAAGGTTTATTTTATTATGGGAAGCAATAACTGTCTGGGTGATCCACTATCGGTAGTCAGGGAAGCGCTTGAAGGCGGAGTCAGTTTATTTCAATTCCGGGAAAAAGGTACAGGAGCACTTTTGGGAGAAAAAAAGATTGAGCTGGCAAAAAGCATACAGGCCTTGTGTAGGAATTATGATGTCCCATTTATTATAAACGATGATATCCAGCTTGCACTCGATTTGGACGCTGACGGAGTTCACATTGGCCAGGAGGATGAATCGGCAGCAAGTGTGCGGGAGAAAATCGGTGATAAACTACTGGGAGTATCGGTTCATACACTTGAAGAAGCAAACCGTGCCATAGCCGAAGGGGCAGATTATTTTGGGATCGGTCCCATTTTCACTACATCAACAAAGGAAGATGCAAAGGAAGCCGCAGGCACGGCATTGATTGAGTTGTTAAGAAGTGAAGGAATAACCGTGCCAATTGTGGGCATCGGCGGTATTACTGCGGAGAATGCGTCAGTGGTGATGGAAGCAGGCGCGGATGGTGCTTCGGTTATCACTGCCATCAGCCAGGCTGAATCTCCATTTGAAGCAGCAAGACAATTAGCAGCAGCGGTTAATTTGAAAAAGAAATAA